DNA from Thermoplasma acidophilum DSM 1728:
GTGGGGGCGCTTCGCCCTCATGAATCGTTTTACGAAGAAATGAAGTTCTCCATCAGAGCCACAGACTGAGGCGCGGCCCGAGTTCCAGCGTAGAATATTGCCAGGGCAACAGCGCTAATCACGATCAGATCAAGCGGAAACGGTATTATCCCTATCCCATAGCTTCCGAGGTATGATACCACGGGGAGTATCGCCAGTATGGCTATCATGTATGATCCCTGCGAAATGTCTCTGATCGGGTTCTTCCTAGCAAAAACAAACAGCACAAGGCCTGCAATGGCTATTGCGCTCATGTAAAGCGTTGTGGGATATCCGGACCAGTAAACTATAAGGGCGGATAGTGCGAAACCAAGTGGTGCCAGTATCTTCGATGCTGGGAGCCTGAAGCCTTTCGCCTCGATCCCGTATTTTTCAAATATTGCGAGTGAAATTGGGCCGCTCATGTATGCGATGATAGTCAGATCCGAGTTGACAGATACAAGAGACTGCCAGGACGGGAATGGAAGAACGAAGAGTATCATCACCACGAGGTCAAGTATAAGGGCGAATATGGGCACACTCCTGGAATTTGTCGTCGAGATCTTCTTGGGGAAGAAGCCCATTTCGCTTATCCTGTAGGAGATCCTCGAGGTTGTGGTCTGGTAAATGCTGCTTGTTCCCAGTGGCGATATTATGCCGTCAAAGAGCAGAACTGTTGCTAGCGCTCCAAGGCCGAGCGTTGACGCAAGCACCAGCATTGGCCCGCTTGAGTATCCACTGTCTGCCAGTGCTGCCCAGTCTCCAGGCTTGATGCTGCCCCACTGCAGTGAACCTATGAATGCGATCTGGACAATCATGTATATCGCAGAGGCAACCGCCACGCTGAGCATTATGGCTATGGGAACGGTCTTCTGAGGGTTCTTCGCCTCCCCCGAGAGTTCAACGGCTTGCCTGAAGCCCAAAAACGAGAACGCTATCCCAGCTCCAGGTACAGCCGTGAATATACCCTCAGGCTTTACGGTTCCTACCAGGGTGAAGTTCCTGATTGAGAATATGGTGAATATGAAGAAGAAGCTGGTTATGATGGGTATTGCGATCTTCATGTACGATATTATGTTATTGAATCTGGACGTATTTCGAATTCCAGTGGCATTTAGAATGAAGAACGCTACGAGCAGAGCTACAGCGAGCAATATTCCTGTGGTGGTGAGAAGGCCGTTGTTGTTGAGAAGTCCAGGCACCAGAAAGCTGAGGTAGCTTATGGAAGCGATGACTTCAAGTGGCGGCGTTGAGGCATAGCCAAGAAAGAGAGACCATGCGTTGAGCGATCCGGCCACCGTCCCGTTGGTGAGAAACGGATAACCTGCGGCTGCGCCAGCCATGGGCACCCTACCACTTAGATCAGCGTAAATGAGAGCCAGAATGGCAACTATGCCAGTTCCCACCAGCCATGAGAAGATCGAGTATGGCCCAGCCATGGATGATGCATAGAAGGCAGAAAAAAGCCAACCAGATCCTATCATCCCCGTCACCGAGGCCATCATGAGATCGATTATTCCAAGTTCTTTTTTCAACATTAAGATATCTGATTTTTTCTATCCTTATAAGGCTGGCGTTTAATTTTGGATATTTTGGCCTCAGATGTCCAAAAATGGATAAACCAATCCATAAATAGACTTATTTATGTTCGATTCATAAAGGTCGATGAGCATTTCAGATGATGTGAGGACCTACATCGAAAGGAATCCGCACCTTATGCGGGCGCTCAACGAAGATATAGTGAACTATTCAGCTCTCGCCAGGAAGATCATGGGCGATACCGGCCTGGAGAATTTTCAGGCGATAGTTGCTGCGCTCAAAAGATACAGGGCACCCGCATCTGAAATAGACCATTCAGCGATACTTGCAAGATCAAGTGTGGAGATGTACACGAACATATCCGTTATCATCCTCAAGCCTAAGAATGAAAACGTGAAGATGGTGCTCAACAACGCCGACCGCTCAACACTTAACTACAGTCGGTTCAGAATAATTCAGGGCGTTCAGGGCGCGGTTGTGGTCGTGAATGACAACGATCTGGAGAGGATGATACGAGGAATACCGAAAGCAGAGATCATAAGCATTGATAGAAAGCTTGCCGAGATCGTCATAACTAGCCCGCAGACGATAACTTACACCAGGGGCTATGTTGCGCATCTATCATCTCTTCTCGCTTACCATGGCATAAACGTTGTCCAGCTCGTC
Protein-coding regions in this window:
- a CDS encoding APC family permease, translated to MLKKELGIIDLMMASVTGMIGSGWLFSAFYASSMAGPYSIFSWLVGTGIVAILALIYADLSGRVPMAGAAAGYPFLTNGTVAGSLNAWSLFLGYASTPPLEVIASISYLSFLVPGLLNNNGLLTTTGILLAVALLVAFFILNATGIRNTSRFNNIISYMKIAIPIITSFFFIFTIFSIRNFTLVGTVKPEGIFTAVPGAGIAFSFLGFRQAVELSGEAKNPQKTVPIAIMLSVAVASAIYMIVQIAFIGSLQWGSIKPGDWAALADSGYSSGPMLVLASTLGLGALATVLLFDGIISPLGTSSIYQTTTSRISYRISEMGFFPKKISTTNSRSVPIFALILDLVVMILFVLPFPSWQSLVSVNSDLTIIAYMSGPISLAIFEKYGIEAKGFRLPASKILAPLGFALSALIVYWSGYPTTLYMSAIAIAGLVLFVFARKNPIRDISQGSYMIAILAILPVVSYLGSYGIGIIPFPLDLIVISAVALAIFYAGTRAAPQSVALMENFISS
- a CDS encoding DUF7523 family protein — its product is MSISDDVRTYIERNPHLMRALNEDIVNYSALARKIMGDTGLENFQAIVAALKRYRAPASEIDHSAILARSSVEMYTNISVIILKPKNENVKMVLNNADRSTLNYSRFRIIQGVQGAVVVVNDNDLERMIRGIPKAEIISIDRKLAEIVITSPQTITYTRGYVAHLSSLLAYHGINVVQLVSFYTDVTFILDEKDLTASFRIISDLIQRSARQRGENIDRM